The genomic interval GATCTCAGACGGATAAAGAAAGGCAAATAGAAGAAGAACTAAATGAGCTGAAGCAATGGTTTACCGCACCGATTCTAACGTTATCACGCAGGATAAATCGAGCGGAAACTGCAAAAGAATTATCCGAAGCGCTCTATTTATATTTAGAAGATATCCGTGCCGCAGAGCAATTAGAAAAATTAAGACAAGCAGCTGAAGAAGCTGGCGATTTAGTCGCAGCACGAGAACATGAACAAGCATGGAATGCGGTCATCGATTTACTCGATCAATTTGTAGAGCTGTTAAGTGAAGAGCAGATGTCATTAAAAGCATTTGCCCTCATTATTGAAGCAGGGCTTGATTCATTGAATTTTTCATTAGTTCCGCAGGCGATGGATCAAGTGATTATCGCCAACTTAGATTTATCTCGTTTGGATGATGTAAAAGCAGCCTTTATTATTGGATTAAATGATGGAGTGTTACCAGGGAAGGCACCTGCTGAAGGGATTTTTTCAGATCAAGACAGAGAGACGCTGCTTGCAAACGGTCTGGAAGTGGCGCCAAGCTCAAAGATTCGGTTATTAGATGAGGAGTTTATTGCGTATAAGGCTTTTAGTACCCCTTCTCATTTGCTTTACGTATCTTATCCGTTAGCGGATGAGGAAGGGAAAGCATTATTACCGTCTTCTTATATAAAGCGTATTTCTGATGTTATTCCGCATATTCATGCTAACTTGTACAGCAACGATCCTTTTGATGGATCTCCAACTGAGCAAGCTGATTTTATTGTGAATATGGAAGTTGCTTTATCTCATCTAACGTCACAATTACAGCTTAAGAAACGGAATTATCCGATGCACCCGCTATGGTGGGATGTTTATAATGCATTGATGGATGATGAATATATGAAAAACGAGACATCGCGTGTCCTATCGAGTATCTTCTATGAAAATCAAGCTAAGAAGCTATCGTCAGAAACAACGAAACAATTATATGGCGAAAGTATTATGACGAGTGTTTCTCGAATGGAGATGTTTAATAGCTGTCCATTTTCTCATTTTGCGGCACATGGATTAAAGCTGCGTGAGCGGCAAGTTTTTAGACTGGACGCACCTGATATTGGGGAAATGTTCCATGGAGCGTTGAAGATCATTTCTGATTATCTATATGAACATGCTATTTCATGGGCAGCATTGACGAAAGATCAATGTTTAACGCTAGCGAGAAAAGCGGTGGAGACGCTCGCTCCTAAATTGCAAAATCAAATTTTGCTTAGTTCTAATCGTCATCATTATTTAAAACGAAAATTAGAACAGGTTATTGGCCGAGCTTCCATTGTGTTAAGTGAACAAGCGAAATTAAGCGGCTTTGCTCCAATTGGTTTAGAGCTAGGATTTGGAAAAAATGAAACGTTGCCGCCCCTTTCATTTTCATTACAGAACGGGACACAGATGGAATTGATTGGCCGAATTGACCGCGTGGATAAAGCCGAGGAGAGCAACGGTATTTTCTTACGTGTATTGGATTATAAGTCTAGTGAGAAAGATTTGAGCTTAACGGAAGTGTATTACGGCTTAGCGTTGCAAATGTTAACTTACCTTGATATCGTTGTCACGCATTCCAGTTCTCTAATTGGAACAGAAGCGCTTCCTGCTGGGGTTCTGTATTTCCATATGCATAATCCGGTCATTAAATCTAAAGGAATGTTAAGTCTTGATCAAATAGAAGAAGAAATGTTTAAAAGCTTTAAAATGAAAGGTCTTATTTTAGGAGATACCAATGTAATTCAACTAATGGACCAATCCCTTGAAGTAGGGGCATCTAGTAAATCTCATATTATTCCAGCTAGCCTTAAAAAGGATGGAACGGTGTCCGCTACGTCCAAAATTGCAAGTCGTGATGAATTTTCTCTCCTGCAAAAGCATGTTCGTCACATTTATGAAAATGCGGGTAATAAAATGGTAAACGGAGATGTCGGAATCGCTCCTTATAAATTGAAAGACCGTACACCATGTAAATATTGTTCATTTAAAACAGTTTGTCAGTTTGATTCATCATTAGAAGACAATGAATACCGAACGTTAACAGATAAGAAGCAAAAAGATGTCTTAGCGTTGCTGAGAGAGGGGGTAGAGGTGTGAGTAAAACAATCATTCCTGAGAAGCCAGTGGAGGTGACGTGGACAGACGATCAATGGAAGGCGATTTGGGCGAAAGATCAGGACATATTAGTCGCGGCTGCGGCTGGGTCCGGGAAAACAGCTGTACTAGTCAATCGGATTATCCAAAAAATCCTTTCTGAAGACGATCCAATGGATGTGGATGAATTACTAGTCGTGACATTTACGAATGCGTCCGCTGCTGAAATGCGTCATCGTATTAGTGAAGCGCTTGAACAAGCCATTGCTCAAAATCCTAGTTCACAGCACCTTCGTAAACAGCTAAGCTTAATCAATCGAGCGTCTATTTCTACACTACATTCCTTTTGTTTAGAAGTGATTCGTCAATATTATTACGAAATTGATATTGACCCAGGGTTCCGGATTGCTGATTCTACAGAGATAGAATTGCTTCGGGATGAAGTGATGGAAGAGCTATTTGAAGAGCATTATGGTCGCAGTGATAATGAGGAATTTTTCCGATTAGTGGATGCGTTTACGAGCGACCGAAGCGATGCGGATTTGCAACAAATTGTACGCTCTTTACATGATTTCTCCCGTTCGCATCCGAATCCAAATCAATGGCTGGATGAAGCGGCTGAGATGTATGACCTTTCAGATGATGCGACAATTGAAGATTTACCATTTATCCATGCGTTACGATTTGATATCGCGTTACAATTGGATAAAGCGAAAGATTTATTGGAAAGAGCGTTAGATTTAACAAAGGTGCCAGGGGGTCCGGCACCACGCGTGGAAAATTATCGAGCAGATTTAGAAATGATTGCAGCGTTATCTCAGGCGAATGAAACATCGTGGTATACATTGCATGAGGCGATTCAAAACGTTTCTTTTACAACGGCTAAGCGCTGTTCAGGAGCGGACTTTATAAAAGAAATTGTCGATGAAGCGACGAAGCATCGTGATAAAGCGAAAAAAATCGTGAAAACATTACAAGAAGAATTGTTTGTTCGAAAACCGGAAAGTTATCTTCGTGATATACGAGAACTGAAGAGCTATGTCGAAACATTAGTGTTACTGGTTAAGCAGTTTGATGCTGGTTTTTTTGCAGCGAAAACGGAAAAAAATCTGGTGGATTTCTCCGATTTAGAGCATTTTTGTTTAGAGATTTTAACGAAAGAGCTTGAACATGGTGAAAGAAAACCATCAGACGTTGCGTTAGCTTATCGTAAGCAATTTAAAGAAGTGCTTGTGGATGAGTACCAAGATGTCAACCTCGTTCAAGAATCGATTTTATCGTTAGTGACAGCGGACGGCGAGCACAGTGGAAATATGTTCATGGTGGGTGATGTTAAGCAATCTATCTATCGTTTTCGATTAGCCGAACCAAATCTATTTCTCGGCAAATACACTCGCTTTACTCATGATGGTCAAGAGTCAGGACTGCGGATTGATTTAAATCAGAATTTCCGCAGTCGTACGGAAGTATTAGATGGGACAAACTTTTTATTTCAACAGTTGATGGGAATCAAGGTCGGAGAGATTGAGTATGATGAAGACGCACAATTGAAAAAAGGAGCACCATATCCTGAGGATCAATCGTTTCCTATTGAGTTATATGTCGTAGATGGCGCGCCAAGTGAGGACGAGAGTTTATCAGATTCTTCTGAGTCAACAGCTGAATTCGAGTCGGAAGAATTAGAAAAGGCGCAATTAGAAGCACGTATGATGGCAAAGTTGATTAAACAAGCTATCAATGAAAAACAATCAATCTATGATCCGAAAACGAAGCAGCATCGTGCGATACAATATCGAGATATTGTCATTTTGCTGCGCTCTATGCCATGGGCCCCGCAAATTATGGAGGAATTTAAGAAGCAGGGAATTCCGGTTTATGCGAATTTATCGACCGGCTATTTTGAGGCGACAGAAGTGGCGATTATGCTTTCGTTATTAAAAGTGATTGATAATCCGCAGCAAGATATTCCGCTCGCTTCTGTATTGCGTTCACCGATTGTTGGACTAGATGAAGAGCAAATGGCCAAAATCCGCACGTTCCATTCAGGAAGTTATTATGAAGCACTAGCTGCTTTTTATCGTCAAGGCGATGTGAATGAACAGACAGGCTTATATGAACAAGTGGCTGCCTTTTATCAGAAGCTTGTGAAGTGGAGAAAGCTTGCCAAGCAAGAATCATTGTCAGATTTAATTTGGCTATTATATCGCGAAACGAGATTTTATGATTTTGTTGGGGGCATGCCAGGTGGAAAGCAGCGTCAAGCGAATTTGAGAGCCTTTTATGATCGCGCTAGACAATATGAGTCCAGTTCATTCCGTGGTTTATTCCGTTTTTTACGTTTTATTGAAAGAATGCAAGAGCGCGGTGATGATTTAGGAGCTGCCAGGGCACTTGGAGAACAAGAGGATGTCGTTCGACTGATGACGATTCATTCTTCAAAAGGTTTAGAGTTCCCTGTTGTGTTTATTGCTGGTCTTTCGAAGCAATTTAATATGATGGACTTACGCAAATCCTACTTGTTGGATAAGGAGTTCGGGTTTGCAGCGAAATATGTAAATCCAGAGCTTCGAATTACGTATCCATCGTTACCGCAGCTTGCTTTCAAGAAGAAAAAACAATTAGAGCTGATTGCCGAGGAAATGCGCGTCTTGTATGTGGCTTTAACAAGGGCAAAGGAGAAGCTGTATTTAATTGCAAGCGTCAATAATGCAGAGAAGAGCTTGAACAGTTGGGGGAGCAATGCCTCTCATGCTGACTGGCTTTTAAAGGATTATACTCGCGCAGGGGCGAAAAGCTATCTCGATTGGATTGGACCAGCTCTCATTCGCCATCAAGATGGTCAAAGATTAATGGAGGATCATGTTCCTAACCGTTTGAATGAAGAGATTACTTTTCATGCGTCTCAATGGATGATCTCCATCGTTCGAAGTGAAGAACTGATGGGAGTGGACGAAGAGGAGCTAGCGGAAGATTCATGGCTAGAACAAGTGAAGCAATCTAAGAAAGTAGATAGTACGTCGGAATATACGAGATTGATTGAGGACAATCTACATTGGAGCTATCCGCAAATAAATGCAGCCACTCATCGCTCTAAGCAATCTGTTTCGGAATTGAAACGCAGATTTGAATTAGCTGATGATCATAGTGCGACAGAGTTGATTAAGTCGTTTAGTCGACCGATTACAAAGCGGCCGGCTTTTATGCAAGAAAAGTCATTAACACCAGCTGAAAAAGGAACGATTGTTCATTTAGTCATGCAGCATCTCGATATAACAGCTGACATAACCGTCGACTATATTGAACAATTATTGACGGATTTAATTCAGCGTGAGCTGTTAACCGAAGAACAGCGAGTGGCGGTCGATTCACACATTATTATTCAGTTCTTTCAAACGGAAATTGGTCAGCGATTGAAAAAGGCGGCTACTGTACGTCGAGAAGTGCCTTTTATGATGTCGTTACCTGCTCATATTGCGTATCCTGATTGGGATGAAGGAGAAGAAGAGGTACTCGTCCAAGGTGTCATTGATTGTTTATTTGAAGATGAACAAGGGCTTGTGCTGTTAGATTATAAAACAGATGCCATTACCGGCCGTTTTTCAAATGGATTTGAGGGAGCTAAAGACATTCTTGCCGAACGCTATCAAACACAGCTTCAATTATATAAAAGGGCAGTCGAAGGAATTTTGCATAAAAAAGTAACAAAGTGTTATTTATTTTTCTTTGATGGTGCACATTTATTAGAGATGGAAGAGTGAGTGTTCTGAAGCAGAAGATGTTCTGGTAAAATAAAAAGAAACTTGCATTAATGAACGGCTTATAGCTTATAAAAAAGGACGTAAACAAAGCAATTGAAGGAGAGTGCTTCAATTGCTTTGTACTTGTGCTAAGAGTTAAATAAGGAGGGATTTGGATATCGATGAAAGTTGTTGCACTCAATATTGGGAAACCAATAACGGTAGAATATAACGGGAAAGCATTAACAACAGGCATATTTAAAACGCCAAGCCTTGAACCAGTTTTTCTTAGGAAGCTCAATTTTGAAGGAGATGGACAGGCTGATTTGGTGAATCACGGCGGAGAGGATAAAGCTGTTTGTGCTTATCCGTACGAGCATTATGCTTATTGGGAACAAACAATAAACAAGGACCTGGGAAGTAGCGCGTTTGGAGAAAACCTTACGCTGCAAGGGATGTTAGAACGGGATATACATATAGGAGATATTTATCAAGTAGGAGAAGCAGTTGTTCAGGTGAGTCAGCCGAGAGAACCTTGCTTTAAAGTCGCGAAGAAACATGGGGTGTCTGATTTAGCTCTACAAGTTCAAAATACGGGTTACACAGGCTATTACTTTAGAGTGTTACAAGAAGGATGGGTTCAACCAAATTCCGAAGTTGAATTAATCGAGAAAGATGGTAATCAAATATCGATTCAGTTTGCTAATAACATTATGCACCATGATAAAAGCAATAAAGAAGCGATCCAACAAATTTTAGCGGTTGAGGCACTTTCCGACAGCTGGAGAAAGACGTTTCATAAACGTTTAGCAGGGATAGAAACAGATATAAAGTGAAACTTCCATCAGTGGGGGGTCTTATTGTCTTACTGCCCGTTAAGTGTGGGATAAAAGCAAGGCTGGAAGGGACACATTAACACATTGTAAAAACGCTTGGTTAATTAGGTGAACCAAGCGTTTTTACGTATTATCAATATGAGTTAGTTAAAATTTTTTAATTATTTCCGGCAATTGGTTGGTCAACACCGTTAACATCGAGAACGTTGGTTCCGTTAATCGCGCTAACTGTGGCAATGATTGCTCCAGTATTAGAGGCACCAGAGCCGGTTATTGTTTTAGAGGCCGATTTTGGAGAAATTACTGCGGCGTCTCCAAATTGCAGAGTTCCTGAGCCCATATGAGAAATTTGAATAGGACCTGTAATTGCAGGCATAATAAACATCCCCTTTTTTCTAGTTTTTATTCTGCTTTCTTTGTTGAACCTGGCTTATTTTTCATTTCAGTGTCACTAAGTTGTCGAGTATGATGAATTTTTGATTTCATTCGTATATGTCCTACGTTTCCAAGACCAGCGACGGAGCTGGTCGAAATAGCGTTTATATAAATATTACCTGTTTCAATAAATGGACAAAGATGATTAAATCGCATTTGAATAGGTTCGGTGATGATCGGGAGAGTCAAGGGGCGCGAAAAAATTTTGTAATCACTAAAATCATCGTCGCGTTCATAGAGAATCTCGCTTCTTCGCTGAACAGCAAGTGCGTGGACTGTCCCGTCGATATAAGAGCAGTCACCAATTTGTAGAGTGGAACCCAAAATAATAGAAGTAGCCTCCAATGATCTGGATTTGGAAATTCGTTGAAACATATCAATTATGCCTTTGGTATTAGGGCGAGCGGTTTTATAATAAGGGATTCTGGTGGTGTATCGAAAGCGGAAGATAGTTGAACGGTTTGTACATCCCCAATAAGAAATAAGGAAGAAGCTGCTACCCCATTAATATTAATATTGTCTACACATAATTGATGATTAACCACATTAAACTCCATTAGGTTGATTTCCTCCTGTCTGTCCTTTTGAATGGGTAATAAAATTCATGAGAGCCACTTGAATATCTGATTTTACCTTTTCGAACACTTTTTCTTTTAAATGTTCAAATTGATGCGGGGCGCGTTCAGTTGGTAAACTATGGTCAAAATACATATGAATTCGTTGTTCGAGTTGACGTTCGACATCATTTTTGATGAAATCATGATACGTAGGATCAAGTGTAATGCCAACTTGAGATTCTGTAGCTTGAATCATTTCATCTAATTGTGACATCAATTCTATAGTCATTTCTTTAACAATCTGCTCCCTTTTTGGAAATGGAAAAGATGCTGGTGATACAGGCTGATTATTAACGGCAAATTCATCGATATTATTTAAGTCACTCGGATTTAATCCTATATTTAATGTTCCATCAAGAGATTCCACTTTTAATTGATCGAATTTGTATTCGATTCGATCGACATGAATCGGTGGCTTATTCTTTAGAACGGATATTTCTTCAGTTAGGCGTTTTACCTCTTGCTCAAGTTGCAGTATTCGTTTCTCTTGAGCTTCTAAGTAATGTTGCATTTGTTTAGAATAGGTATATAAATCATTGTTCAAGAGTTAGTCACCTCAAACTTTCACTGAAGATTTTAATCATTTGATAATATATGCAAAAGTTTGATATAGGTGAACGCCTAGAAGAAATCTAGAACATTTTACTATTAAAGTGGAACTAAGCTAATTTCACCACTAGGTTGTAATTGTGGTGCGGGCTCTGTGAAACCGCCTGTATTGGCTAATGAAGAGTATGGTTTAATAATGCCGGCACTACCGATTTGAAAAACAGAAGAGTTACTTATACCGCCAATTTTAATCATATTGATTTGAATCGTTTGTTGGATATGAAAAATCATTGTAAGCTCCTTTCTGATAGGCTATGTTAAACAATCTCGTGGATAAACGGATTTCTATAGCATAGCCTTCAGTTTAGACGTTAAATGCAACAGGTTCATCGATTAGATCAGGATCGTTTATATTCGTTGCGCTATATTGGTTATAAAGAGAAATCGACTGTCCGGTGTTAAACGAACCTGCACCTGCAAATGTTTTTGCAGTCGAATAAGGAGAAATTTTAAAAACATCGCCAATATGAACAATGCCGCTGCTAGACACATTAATGACTTGAATGACTCCGACGATTGCAGGCATATCATCCATCCTTTGACTTATTTATTAAATGTTAGATCACTAGGCAGAAGACTACTCGATGCTATAGTATGTATGTGAACGATTAATGTGAGTAGGATACTTATGCAATAAGGAAAATATATAGATGATCTGAATCTGTCCTATCATACTAATAAAAGGAGTGAGAGCGTGAAGGAATTGATAAATCCGATTGAGGAGAAAAAGCGTCTTGTTCATGTTGATATTTTAAGGGGAATAGCTATTCTAGGAATCTTTTTAGTTAACATGTCGTCTTTTCATATGCCCATTTTATATATCGATGGATATGATGTTTGGACGACAGGGTCGGACCGCTTGCTGTATATGTTTAGTGATATTTTTGCACAAACAAGTTTTTATCCATTGTTTGCTTTTTTGTTTGGATTTGGGGCTATTATTCTTTATGAACGAAGTGCGGAAAAGGGGAAGTCATTTCCTGTTCTTTTTAGTCGCAGAATGCTTTTCTTACTCTTTATTGGTTGTATTCATGCTTTTTTTATTTGGCATGGCGATATTTTGATTACATATGCGGTACTAGGATTTGTATTTTTATTGTTTTATAAATTGAAAGGCAAGACATTATTAATTGTCGGCTCGCTGCTGTATATGATTCCAGCCATGATTCTAAGTTTGCTTATGGTGTTTACGAGCTTGTTTTTTTCTGAAGAATTAGCAACAGAAGCGACAGCTAGTTATGAATTAGCGGAACAATCGCAGGACGTTTATCAACATGGTTCATTTATCGAGGTTACGAAGCAAAGAATGCAAGATTGGTATTATGTGAATAATATAGTAGGATTCGTCATGTATCTCTTTTTCGTTTTTCCTTTCTTTTTACTTGGAGCGGGTTTTGCTAAGCTGCGTTGGCTGCATGAGCCGTCTCTTCATAAACGAAAGCTTGTCGTTATCGCGATTGTCTGCTTCATTGTCGGTTTAGCTATTAAATGGCTTCCGTATGTAACGATCTATCATACCGGAACGACTCTCATTCAAGATGAACTAGGTGGTCCGCTGCTTACTTTTGCTTATATAACAGGTATTACCTTGCTTGTGCAAAAGGACAGCGTACGTCGATTATTACATCCACTCTCCTATATTGGGAAAATGTCCATGAGCAATTATTTGTTTCAATCGATTGTGTGCACCTTACTGTTTTACTCCTATGGCTTCGGTTTATATGGGGAAGTTTCGTATACAACAAGCTTTATTCTAATCTTTGTTATTTATGGCGTGCAATTGTTAGCAAGCTATATTTGGCTGAAACACTATCGCTTTGGGCCGATGGAATATGTATGGAGATGGTTTACGTATGGCAAACAATCTGCAATGAAAAGGCAGAGCGAAAAGGGATAGGTACATGCTTATTTCTTCATGCAAAGGGGAA from Peribacillus asahii carries:
- the addB gene encoding helicase-exonuclease AddAB subunit AddB, with protein sequence MTLRFLLGRSGTGKTSFMLDEIRSTLAHHPEGNPIIYLVPDQMTFLSEYKLIKTPGLEGMIRAQVFSFSRLAWRVLQETGGMSRIHLDSVGVNMLIRKIMEEKKEELKVFRRSADKQGFVTQMEQMLVEFKRCCIQPEQLQSFLEQSAATSGVIQDKLHDLELIYQSFEEKLMDKYLQSEDYFTLLIEKLADSSYIANAQIYVDGFYSLTQQELLILEEMMKRGCSVTVALTLDRPYSSMPPDPLELFRQTGTTYYEIYQTALRLGVPIEADKVFTEVGRFSENPVLKHLEQHFAVRPVRPYESPANVMVSQAVNRRAEVEGVARTIVKLVRDEEYRFRDIAVLMRNGEAYRDIIQTVFRDYEIPLFIDSKRKMLHHPLIELIRSTLDILTSNWRYEPVFQAIKTELLFPLEKNSDLMREQVDRLENYVLSRGIKGEKWTSKERWTYRRFRGLELEERSQTDKERQIEEELNELKQWFTAPILTLSRRINRAETAKELSEALYLYLEDIRAAEQLEKLRQAAEEAGDLVAAREHEQAWNAVIDLLDQFVELLSEEQMSLKAFALIIEAGLDSLNFSLVPQAMDQVIIANLDLSRLDDVKAAFIIGLNDGVLPGKAPAEGIFSDQDRETLLANGLEVAPSSKIRLLDEEFIAYKAFSTPSHLLYVSYPLADEEGKALLPSSYIKRISDVIPHIHANLYSNDPFDGSPTEQADFIVNMEVALSHLTSQLQLKKRNYPMHPLWWDVYNALMDDEYMKNETSRVLSSIFYENQAKKLSSETTKQLYGESIMTSVSRMEMFNSCPFSHFAAHGLKLRERQVFRLDAPDIGEMFHGALKIISDYLYEHAISWAALTKDQCLTLARKAVETLAPKLQNQILLSSNRHHYLKRKLEQVIGRASIVLSEQAKLSGFAPIGLELGFGKNETLPPLSFSLQNGTQMELIGRIDRVDKAEESNGIFLRVLDYKSSEKDLSLTEVYYGLALQMLTYLDIVVTHSSSLIGTEALPAGVLYFHMHNPVIKSKGMLSLDQIEEEMFKSFKMKGLILGDTNVIQLMDQSLEVGASSKSHIIPASLKKDGTVSATSKIASRDEFSLLQKHVRHIYENAGNKMVNGDVGIAPYKLKDRTPCKYCSFKTVCQFDSSLEDNEYRTLTDKKQKDVLALLREGVEV
- the addA gene encoding helicase-exonuclease AddAB subunit AddA; this translates as MSKTIIPEKPVEVTWTDDQWKAIWAKDQDILVAAAAGSGKTAVLVNRIIQKILSEDDPMDVDELLVVTFTNASAAEMRHRISEALEQAIAQNPSSQHLRKQLSLINRASISTLHSFCLEVIRQYYYEIDIDPGFRIADSTEIELLRDEVMEELFEEHYGRSDNEEFFRLVDAFTSDRSDADLQQIVRSLHDFSRSHPNPNQWLDEAAEMYDLSDDATIEDLPFIHALRFDIALQLDKAKDLLERALDLTKVPGGPAPRVENYRADLEMIAALSQANETSWYTLHEAIQNVSFTTAKRCSGADFIKEIVDEATKHRDKAKKIVKTLQEELFVRKPESYLRDIRELKSYVETLVLLVKQFDAGFFAAKTEKNLVDFSDLEHFCLEILTKELEHGERKPSDVALAYRKQFKEVLVDEYQDVNLVQESILSLVTADGEHSGNMFMVGDVKQSIYRFRLAEPNLFLGKYTRFTHDGQESGLRIDLNQNFRSRTEVLDGTNFLFQQLMGIKVGEIEYDEDAQLKKGAPYPEDQSFPIELYVVDGAPSEDESLSDSSESTAEFESEELEKAQLEARMMAKLIKQAINEKQSIYDPKTKQHRAIQYRDIVILLRSMPWAPQIMEEFKKQGIPVYANLSTGYFEATEVAIMLSLLKVIDNPQQDIPLASVLRSPIVGLDEEQMAKIRTFHSGSYYEALAAFYRQGDVNEQTGLYEQVAAFYQKLVKWRKLAKQESLSDLIWLLYRETRFYDFVGGMPGGKQRQANLRAFYDRARQYESSSFRGLFRFLRFIERMQERGDDLGAARALGEQEDVVRLMTIHSSKGLEFPVVFIAGLSKQFNMMDLRKSYLLDKEFGFAAKYVNPELRITYPSLPQLAFKKKKQLELIAEEMRVLYVALTRAKEKLYLIASVNNAEKSLNSWGSNASHADWLLKDYTRAGAKSYLDWIGPALIRHQDGQRLMEDHVPNRLNEEITFHASQWMISIVRSEELMGVDEEELAEDSWLEQVKQSKKVDSTSEYTRLIEDNLHWSYPQINAATHRSKQSVSELKRRFELADDHSATELIKSFSRPITKRPAFMQEKSLTPAEKGTIVHLVMQHLDITADITVDYIEQLLTDLIQRELLTEEQRVAVDSHIIIQFFQTEIGQRLKKAATVRREVPFMMSLPAHIAYPDWDEGEEEVLVQGVIDCLFEDEQGLVLLDYKTDAITGRFSNGFEGAKDILAERYQTQLQLYKRAVEGILHKKVTKCYLFFFDGAHLLEMEE
- a CDS encoding MOSC domain-containing protein, with the protein product MKVVALNIGKPITVEYNGKALTTGIFKTPSLEPVFLRKLNFEGDGQADLVNHGGEDKAVCAYPYEHYAYWEQTINKDLGSSAFGENLTLQGMLERDIHIGDIYQVGEAVVQVSQPREPCFKVAKKHGVSDLALQVQNTGYTGYYFRVLQEGWVQPNSEVELIEKDGNQISIQFANNIMHHDKSNKEAIQQILAVEALSDSWRKTFHKRLAGIETDIK
- a CDS encoding spore germination protein; its protein translation is MPAITGPIQISHMGSGTLQFGDAAVISPKSASKTITGSGASNTGAIIATVSAINGTNVLDVNGVDQPIAGNN
- a CDS encoding spore germination protein GerPE, which codes for MFQRISKSRSLEATSIILGSTLQIGDCSYIDGTVHALAVQRRSEILYERDDDFSDYKIFSRPLTLPIITEPIQMRFNHLCPFIETGNIYINAISTSSVAGLGNVGHIRMKSKIHHTRQLSDTEMKNKPGSTKKAE
- a CDS encoding spore gernimation protein GerPD, translating into MEFNVVNHQLCVDNININGVAASSLFLIGDVQTVQLSSAFDTPPESLIIKPLALIPKA
- the gerPC gene encoding spore germination protein GerPC translates to MNNDLYTYSKQMQHYLEAQEKRILQLEQEVKRLTEEISVLKNKPPIHVDRIEYKFDQLKVESLDGTLNIGLNPSDLNNIDEFAVNNQPVSPASFPFPKREQIVKEMTIELMSQLDEMIQATESQVGITLDPTYHDFIKNDVERQLEQRIHMYFDHSLPTERAPHQFEHLKEKVFEKVKSDIQVALMNFITHSKGQTGGNQPNGV
- a CDS encoding spore germination protein GerPB, encoding MIFHIQQTIQINMIKIGGISNSSVFQIGSAGIIKPYSSLANTGGFTEPAPQLQPSGEISLVPL
- a CDS encoding spore germination protein, whose translation is MPAIVGVIQVINVSSSGIVHIGDVFKISPYSTAKTFAGAGSFNTGQSISLYNQYSATNINDPDLIDEPVAFNV
- a CDS encoding DUF418 domain-containing protein; its protein translation is MKELINPIEEKKRLVHVDILRGIAILGIFLVNMSSFHMPILYIDGYDVWTTGSDRLLYMFSDIFAQTSFYPLFAFLFGFGAIILYERSAEKGKSFPVLFSRRMLFLLFIGCIHAFFIWHGDILITYAVLGFVFLLFYKLKGKTLLIVGSLLYMIPAMILSLLMVFTSLFFSEELATEATASYELAEQSQDVYQHGSFIEVTKQRMQDWYYVNNIVGFVMYLFFVFPFFLLGAGFAKLRWLHEPSLHKRKLVVIAIVCFIVGLAIKWLPYVTIYHTGTTLIQDELGGPLLTFAYITGITLLVQKDSVRRLLHPLSYIGKMSMSNYLFQSIVCTLLFYSYGFGLYGEVSYTTSFILIFVIYGVQLLASYIWLKHYRFGPMEYVWRWFTYGKQSAMKRQSEKG